A window of the Mesotoga prima MesG1.Ag.4.2 genome harbors these coding sequences:
- a CDS encoding AraC family transcriptional regulator, producing MNFEESTVAYVRYIGPCAGDEKLFETLFNKLCSWAGPRGFLEKKSASSLIIYHDNPEVTEEEKLRLSMCITVPQDTRVDGDIGKMIVPAGGYAVAHFEMDSTECAQSWNWLYDVCLPESGYIANDLH from the coding sequence GTGAATTTTGAGGAGAGTACGGTTGCTTATGTCCGCTACATAGGTCCTTGTGCCGGTGATGAGAAACTATTCGAAACCTTGTTCAACAAACTCTGTTCCTGGGCAGGTCCTCGAGGATTTCTGGAAAAGAAGAGCGCAAGTTCTCTCATCATTTACCACGATAATCCGGAAGTGACTGAAGAGGAAAAGCTGAGACTGAGCATGTGCATTACAGTTCCTCAAGACACAAGAGTAGACGGTGATATTGGAAAGATGATTGTTCCTGCAGGGGGATATGCGGTCGCACACTTCGAAATGGATTCAACCGAGTGTGCTCAGTCGTGGAACTGGCTTTACGATGTTTGCCTGCCTGAGAGTGGATACATAGCTAACGACCTTCATTAG
- a CDS encoding helix-turn-helix domain-containing protein: MSESLTLDELSDVAGFSKYHFHRIFHASAGNTLFQFIWRTRLGKAVTLFTNDPNSTVAQVADQCGFASGSSLSRSIKKRFGMNPLQWKNEKPNKINSGVTESNLGIFEGNVDRPTFFPASTIVASTVFLGG, encoded by the coding sequence CTGTCAGAGTCACTCACGCTTGATGAGCTGTCAGATGTAGCGGGATTCTCGAAATATCACTTCCACAGAATTTTCCATGCCTCCGCTGGAAACACCCTCTTCCAGTTCATATGGAGAACAAGGCTTGGAAAAGCTGTTACACTCTTTACAAACGATCCCAATAGTACAGTTGCTCAGGTCGCAGATCAGTGCGGTTTCGCCAGCGGATCATCGCTCAGCAGAAGTATCAAGAAGCGTTTTGGAATGAATCCACTCCAGTGGAAAAATGAGAAACCCAATAAGATCAATAGCGGAGTGACTGAAAGCAATTTAGGTATTTTCGAAGGCAATGTAGATCGCCCAACATTCTTTCCCGCCTCCACAATCGTAGCATCGACAGTTTTTTTAGGAGGATGA